The proteins below come from a single Acaryochloris sp. CCMEE 5410 genomic window:
- the scpB gene encoding SMC-Scp complex subunit ScpB: MVGTTETAASTRLATVIEAILYLKAQPLTLSKIVEYAQCDRDDAEDALIELMQDYAHRDSALEIVETDGGYSLQLRQTYKSMVNTLVPVDIGVGALRTLAAIALKGPIAQTDLVELRGSGAYQHVHDLIDQGFVQRRRQSTGRSYRVQVTNQFYQYFEIDQLPKI, encoded by the coding sequence GCATCTACCCGTTTAGCAACGGTGATTGAGGCCATTCTCTATCTCAAAGCCCAACCGTTGACCCTCAGCAAAATTGTGGAATACGCCCAATGTGATCGCGATGATGCAGAGGATGCCTTGATCGAACTAATGCAAGATTATGCCCATCGAGATAGTGCTCTAGAAATTGTTGAAACTGATGGTGGTTATAGCCTGCAACTCCGTCAAACTTACAAAAGCATGGTGAATACCCTTGTTCCCGTTGATATTGGAGTAGGTGCCTTAAGAACATTAGCGGCAATTGCCTTGAAAGGTCCCATTGCCCAAACTGATTTGGTGGAATTAAGGGGGTCAGGTGCCTATCAGCATGTTCATGACTTGATTGATCAAGGATTTGTGCAAAGACGTCGCCAATCGACTGGACGGTCTTACCGGGTGCAGGTGACCAATCAGTTCTATCAGTATTTTGAGATTGACCAGCTTCCCAAAATTTAG